A single region of the Nitrosomonas sp. Is79A3 genome encodes:
- a CDS encoding PilT/PilU family type 4a pilus ATPase, giving the protein MDREQATKFMSDLLRLMLSKTASDLFITAGFPPAFKIDGKMTPVSQQSLSAQHTEVLARAIMNDKQAAEFEAAKECNFAISPAGIGRFRVNTFVQQQRVGMVLRTITTKIPEFDDLGLPQILKEVVMSKRGLVIFVGGTGSGKSTSMAALIGHRNKNSFGHIITIEDPVEYVHEHIHCVITQREVGVDTESWEAALKNTLRQAPDVILIGEIRDRETMEHAIAFAETGHLCLGTLHANSANQALDRIINFFPEERRAQLLMDLSLNMKSLIAQRLIPSKDGKGRVAAIEVLLNSPLIADLIFKGHVHEIKEIMKKSGEMGMQTFDAALFELYEAGKISYEDALRNADSVNELRLQIKLEGAEAKTRDLSSGIEHLTIT; this is encoded by the coding sequence ATGGATAGGGAACAAGCAACAAAATTTATGTCTGATTTGCTGCGCTTAATGCTCAGCAAAACGGCATCCGACTTATTTATTACAGCCGGGTTTCCGCCCGCATTCAAAATTGATGGAAAAATGACACCGGTTTCTCAGCAATCATTGTCTGCACAGCATACCGAAGTGTTAGCCAGAGCGATTATGAACGACAAGCAAGCGGCTGAGTTTGAAGCTGCCAAAGAATGTAATTTCGCGATTAGTCCCGCCGGAATCGGGCGTTTCCGGGTTAACACCTTTGTCCAGCAGCAGCGGGTCGGCATGGTGTTGCGTACGATTACAACCAAGATCCCTGAATTTGATGATTTGGGTTTACCGCAGATACTCAAGGAAGTTGTGATGAGCAAGCGGGGTCTGGTGATTTTTGTCGGCGGCACCGGTTCGGGAAAATCCACATCGATGGCCGCTTTAATCGGGCACCGCAATAAAAATAGCTTCGGCCATATTATTACCATTGAAGATCCGGTGGAATATGTGCACGAACACATCCATTGTGTCATTACGCAACGTGAAGTCGGAGTTGATACCGAATCGTGGGAAGCGGCTTTAAAAAATACACTGCGGCAAGCACCCGATGTCATTTTAATCGGCGAGATACGTGATCGTGAAACCATGGAGCATGCCATTGCATTTGCCGAAACCGGCCATCTTTGTTTGGGCACGTTACATGCAAACAGCGCCAATCAGGCACTTGACCGCATTATCAATTTTTTTCCGGAAGAGCGCAGGGCTCAGTTACTCATGGATTTGTCGTTGAATATGAAATCACTGATAGCACAGCGATTGATACCGTCGAAAGATGGAAAAGGACGCGTAGCAGCCATCGAAGTGTTGCTGAACTCACCACTTATCGCGGATCTGATTTTTAAGGGACATGTCCACGAAATTAAGGAGATTATGAAAAAATCCGGTGAAATGGGCATGCAGACCTTTGATGCTGCATTATTTGAGCTTTATGAAGCGGGGAAAATAAGCTATGAAGACGCACTGCGGAACGCTGATTCCGTGAATGAGCTACGCTTGCAAATCAAACTCGAAGGCGCAGAAGCCAAGACGCGGGATTTAAGTTCTGGCATAGAGCACCTGACAATAACATAA
- a CDS encoding type IV pilus twitching motility protein PilT, with the protein MNIVELLTFVVKNSASDLHLSAGMPPMIRVHGEIRRINLPEMGHKEVHAMVYDIMNDSQRKFYEEHLECDFSFAIPNLARFRVNAFNTQRGAAAVMRTIPSKVLSLEDIKAPKIFAEIAKQPRGVVLVTGPTGSGKSTTLAAMINDINENEYGHILTLEDPIEFVHESKKCLINQREVGRDTLSFSNALRSALREDPDIILVGELRDLETIRLAMTAAETGHLVFGTLHTSSAAKTVDRIIDVFPAEEKEMMRAMLSESLRAVISQALLRTKDGKGRVAAHEIMIGTPAIRNLIREAKIAQMYSAIQTGQNVGMQTLDQNLTDLVKRNVISVAEARGKAMNKDNFRI; encoded by the coding sequence ATGAATATAGTTGAGCTGCTTACATTCGTGGTAAAGAACAGCGCTTCAGATTTACATTTATCTGCAGGTATGCCACCGATGATCCGGGTACATGGGGAGATCCGCCGCATCAATTTGCCAGAAATGGGTCATAAAGAAGTACACGCTATGGTGTACGACATTATGAATGATAGTCAGCGCAAATTTTATGAAGAACACCTGGAGTGTGATTTTTCCTTTGCAATTCCCAATCTTGCACGTTTCCGCGTCAATGCATTTAATACGCAGCGTGGTGCCGCAGCAGTTATGCGCACGATTCCATCAAAAGTTTTGAGTCTGGAAGATATCAAAGCGCCCAAAATATTTGCCGAAATTGCTAAGCAACCGCGCGGTGTTGTTTTGGTAACAGGCCCTACCGGCTCAGGAAAATCCACCACATTAGCGGCAATGATCAATGATATTAACGAGAATGAGTACGGTCACATTCTGACTCTTGAAGATCCCATCGAATTTGTGCACGAAAGTAAGAAATGCCTGATTAATCAGCGTGAAGTAGGGCGGGATACCTTAAGCTTTTCCAATGCACTGCGTTCGGCGTTGCGTGAAGACCCTGACATCATTCTGGTAGGCGAACTGCGTGATCTGGAAACCATACGCTTGGCAATGACGGCGGCTGAAACAGGTCATTTAGTATTTGGCACATTGCATACGAGCTCCGCCGCAAAAACCGTGGATCGTATTATTGATGTTTTTCCTGCAGAAGAAAAAGAAATGATGCGCGCAATGCTATCCGAATCATTACGCGCTGTTATTTCTCAAGCGCTGTTAAGAACCAAGGATGGCAAGGGACGCGTTGCAGCACATGAAATAATGATCGGCACACCAGCGATACGTAATTTGATCCGCGAAGCCAAAATCGCGCAGATGTATTCGGCAATTCAAACGGGGCAGAACGTTGGCATGCAAACATTGGATCAGAATTTAACTGATCTGGTGAAACGCAATGTCATTTCCGTGGCAGAAGCGCGCGGCAAGGCCATGAATAAGGATAATTTCAGGATTTGA
- a CDS encoding HDOD domain-containing protein, producing the protein MKEVYLGRLPILDSKQNLVAYELLFRSDQHNTVTVTDNSSASANVIIDTYGQIGIENVIGKRRGFIKVDTELLMHDAICMLPKKHVVLEILRSVEINDEIIHRCTFLKQKGYQLALSNVVQLDNRYDRIMPLINVVKINITALNQNDLINLIKKLKRWPVLFLAEKVESQEMARNCITLNFQMLQGFYFAKPEIISGKRIDPSKLALLKLLLLVVKDSDVSEIENELKYQPGLSYNLLRMVNSAASGLPSTINSIKRAIMILGRKQLQRWVQILLYAAKQKDGSASDALMQTATLRGKLLEFIAIADRPHDKNHQDRAFMVGTLSLLDTLLGIEMSELVSSLSIQKDMSEALLNRRGYLGRQLELIEAHEKGEFEKVSAMLAELGFLSISEFTKMELEAAAWANRISDAINQPA; encoded by the coding sequence ATGAAGGAGGTTTATCTTGGCAGGTTACCGATTCTTGACAGCAAGCAAAATTTAGTCGCTTATGAACTTTTATTCCGTTCCGACCAGCATAACACTGTTACTGTCACAGATAATTCTTCCGCTTCGGCAAATGTCATCATTGATACCTACGGACAAATAGGCATTGAAAATGTAATAGGAAAACGGCGCGGTTTTATTAAAGTCGACACTGAGTTATTAATGCATGATGCCATTTGCATGCTTCCCAAAAAACATGTGGTTCTTGAAATTCTAAGAAGCGTTGAAATTAACGATGAAATCATTCATCGCTGTACGTTTCTGAAACAAAAAGGCTATCAACTAGCGCTTTCCAATGTTGTTCAATTGGATAATCGATATGATCGCATCATGCCTTTAATTAATGTAGTCAAAATCAATATCACTGCATTGAATCAAAACGACCTGATTAATCTTATAAAGAAACTAAAGCGCTGGCCGGTGTTGTTTTTAGCAGAGAAAGTTGAAAGCCAGGAAATGGCCAGGAACTGTATCACCTTGAATTTTCAAATGTTGCAAGGCTTTTATTTCGCGAAGCCGGAAATTATTTCAGGCAAACGGATTGATCCATCCAAGCTAGCCTTACTAAAGCTTTTATTGCTCGTTGTTAAAGACAGTGACGTAAGTGAAATTGAGAACGAACTCAAGTATCAACCCGGTTTAAGCTATAACCTGCTGCGCATGGTCAATTCTGCCGCAAGTGGCTTGCCAAGCACGATTAACTCGATAAAACGAGCCATCATGATACTCGGCCGGAAGCAACTCCAACGCTGGGTGCAAATATTACTCTATGCCGCCAAACAGAAAGACGGCAGTGCATCGGATGCATTAATGCAAACCGCCACGTTACGCGGCAAACTGCTTGAGTTCATTGCCATAGCGGATCGCCCGCATGACAAGAATCACCAAGATCGTGCTTTTATGGTGGGTACTCTATCATTGCTGGATACTTTACTTGGGATAGAAATGTCCGAACTGGTGAGTTCACTCAGCATACAGAAAGATATGAGCGAAGCTTTGCTAAACCGGCGTGGATATTTGGGTCGTCAACTGGAATTGATTGAAGCCCATGAAAAAGGTGAGTTCGAGAAGGTTTCAGCGATGCTGGCAGAATTGGGTTTTCTGAGCATCAGTGAATTCACCAAAATGGAACTGGAAGCAGCAGCCTGGGCCAACCGTATCAGTGACGCAATCAATCAGCCTGCATAA
- a CDS encoding HDOD domain-containing protein has protein sequence MDPRTIATNVRSIFSLPDVVIRINDLIDSGDASNYELDQVISSDPALTAKLLKFANSTYFGFSGKVETVLKAISIIGHKELRNLVLATSVTSTFKGISSDLVDMDTFWNHSITCGVTARLLASSVDSRERFFIAGLLHGVGRLILFSQYPEESAKVLGCMNQGEDAAMLAERKIFGFTHAQLGAELLKQWKLPPNIWKMVEHQFDPMKDAEYEYDANTLCAAINIANYIQPCTNQKINHEETIPERALKTWSYLGLSVEIIESVMTVAKLQVVEVFNAIR, from the coding sequence ATGGATCCTCGCACGATAGCCACGAATGTTCGATCAATTTTTTCCTTACCGGATGTTGTGATTCGCATAAACGATTTAATTGATTCAGGGGACGCATCCAATTATGAATTGGATCAGGTGATTTCAAGTGATCCGGCATTAACAGCAAAATTATTGAAGTTTGCGAACAGCACGTATTTTGGTTTTTCCGGCAAAGTGGAAACAGTTCTAAAGGCAATTTCCATAATTGGACATAAGGAACTGCGTAATCTGGTCTTAGCAACATCAGTAACGTCTACATTTAAAGGGATCTCATCCGATCTGGTCGACATGGATACATTTTGGAATCACAGCATCACGTGTGGTGTAACTGCGCGTTTACTCGCATCGAGTGTTGACAGTAGGGAACGTTTCTTTATCGCTGGATTGTTGCATGGTGTTGGGAGATTAATCCTCTTCAGTCAGTATCCGGAAGAATCTGCAAAAGTCTTGGGGTGCATGAATCAAGGTGAGGACGCTGCAATGCTTGCAGAACGCAAGATTTTTGGCTTTACTCACGCACAATTAGGTGCGGAGCTTCTGAAGCAATGGAAATTACCCCCTAATATTTGGAAAATGGTTGAGCACCAATTCGATCCCATGAAGGATGCGGAATATGAGTATGATGCCAACACGCTTTGCGCAGCAATCAATATTGCTAACTATATTCAGCCCTGTACTAATCAGAAAATAAATCACGAAGAGACAATACCTGAACGTGCACTCAAAACATGGAGTTACCTTGGTTTGTCGGTTGAAATTATCGAGTCGGTGATGACTGTGGCTAAATTGCAAGTAGTAGAAGTCTTCAATGCCATACGGTAG
- a CDS encoding YfhL family 4Fe-4S dicluster ferredoxin, producing the protein MALIITDECINCDVCEPECPNGAISQGEEIYKIDASLCTECVGHYNEPQCIEVCPVDCIVTNPDRIESKEQLLAKYQSLISGK; encoded by the coding sequence ATGGCATTGATCATTACTGACGAATGTATTAACTGTGATGTTTGTGAACCCGAATGCCCTAATGGTGCTATTTCTCAGGGTGAAGAAATTTACAAGATAGATGCCAGCTTATGCACGGAATGTGTTGGGCACTACAATGAGCCGCAATGTATCGAAGTATGTCCCGTTGATTGTATTGTTACCAATCCTGACAGGATTGAAAGCAAGGAACAACTACTAGCTAAATATCAGTCACTTATCTCTGGAAAATAG
- the coaD gene encoding pantetheine-phosphate adenylyltransferase, with translation MNKVIYPGTFDPITRGHEDLVRRASRLFDQVIVAIAVSSSKKPFFTLEERVEMAHEVLSDCPNVKIMAFSGLLMNFLQQQNARIILRGLRAASDFEYEFQMAGMNRSMYPDVETLFMTPSEQYMFISATIVREIASLGGNADAFVHPLVAKKLREKITK, from the coding sequence ATGAATAAAGTAATTTATCCCGGTACGTTTGATCCAATAACCCGTGGGCACGAAGATCTTGTCCGGCGCGCTTCGCGATTGTTTGATCAAGTCATCGTAGCGATAGCCGTAAGCAGCAGTAAAAAGCCATTCTTTACTTTAGAAGAAAGAGTGGAAATGGCTCACGAAGTATTGTCAGACTGCCCGAATGTCAAAATTATGGCATTTTCTGGCTTATTGATGAATTTCTTGCAGCAACAAAACGCGCGAATAATTTTGCGCGGTTTGCGCGCCGCCTCAGATTTTGAATATGAGTTCCAGATGGCGGGGATGAATCGAAGTATGTATCCCGATGTAGAAACTTTATTCATGACGCCATCAGAACAATATATGTTTATTTCAGCAACCATTGTGCGTGAGATTGCATCATTGGGCGGTAATGCGGATGCATTTGTACACCCGCTGGTGGCAAAAAAACTACGCGAAAAAATAACAAAATAG
- the rsmD gene encoding 16S rRNA (guanine(966)-N(2))-methyltransferase RsmD, which translates to MALVRGKVRIIGGQWRSRLLTFPANPDLRPTPDRIRETVFNWLGQDLTGLSCLDLFAGSGALGFEAASRGASQVVMVDADSRIFNALRENKEKLQATQVELKMMNALNFMNFDVRRFDVIFLDPPYRLELLPELLPLLPSHLGKGGLVYMETKGAWIPDKQWDVKRSAKAGAVYYQLLELALHE; encoded by the coding sequence ATGGCTTTAGTTAGAGGAAAAGTCCGTATCATTGGCGGTCAGTGGCGCAGCCGCTTGCTGACTTTTCCGGCGAATCCTGATTTAAGACCCACCCCCGATAGAATACGTGAAACAGTGTTTAATTGGCTGGGACAGGATTTAACAGGTCTGAGTTGTCTTGATTTGTTTGCTGGAAGTGGCGCGTTGGGATTTGAAGCTGCGTCTCGTGGCGCATCACAAGTGGTTATGGTCGACGCAGATTCTAGAATTTTTAATGCACTCCGCGAAAATAAGGAAAAATTGCAAGCCACGCAGGTTGAACTGAAAATGATGAATGCGTTGAATTTTATGAATTTTGATGTACGGAGATTTGATGTTATTTTTCTTGACCCGCCTTATCGTCTTGAGCTGTTACCCGAATTGTTGCCGTTACTGCCATCACATCTGGGAAAAGGCGGGCTAGTGTACATGGAGACTAAAGGCGCCTGGATTCCGGATAAACAGTGGGATGTAAAACGTAGCGCAAAGGCTGGCGCTGTATACTATCAGCTACTGGAGTTAGCACTGCATGAATAA
- a CDS encoding pitrilysin family protein, with the protein MKRFICIVLFSFYSQWVLASLPIQHWQTSSGARVYFVENHDLPMLDINVEFAAGSAMDTASKSGCANLVQHLLSLGANGLSEDQIATALADVGAQLKNNFDRDRAGLALRTLSSERERKQALDVFARVIQSPEFPQEILLREKARIISSIKESSTKPDYIGERELMKMLYRSHPYGFNEMGEIETLNKLQREDLLTFYRSYYVAGNAVIAIIGDVTRLEAAAIAERLTENLSSGGLKAEVPAVPIPVAETKRIPHPATQSHIQSAYPGLRRSDPDYFPLLVGNHILGGGGFVSRLMEEVRQKRGLAYSVYSFFAPYKEQGPFQIGLQTKKEQSEEALALTQKVLKEFVASGPTEEELLAAKQNIIGGFPLRIDSNSKILSFLSMIGFYNLPLTYLTDYLVAVEAVTTEQIWQAFQRRIQPDGMVTVVVGAIE; encoded by the coding sequence ATAAAGCGATTCATTTGTATCGTGTTGTTCAGTTTTTATTCCCAATGGGTATTGGCTTCACTGCCGATCCAGCACTGGCAGACATCCTCCGGCGCACGGGTTTATTTTGTCGAAAATCACGATTTACCCATGCTGGATATCAATGTAGAGTTTGCTGCGGGCAGTGCCATGGATACAGCCAGTAAATCAGGCTGTGCCAATCTGGTACAGCATTTACTCAGTCTCGGCGCGAATGGCTTGTCTGAAGACCAAATTGCTACAGCATTGGCTGATGTCGGCGCGCAACTTAAAAATAATTTTGACCGCGATCGTGCTGGATTAGCTTTGCGTACTTTGAGCAGTGAGCGGGAACGCAAGCAGGCCCTTGATGTATTTGCACGCGTTATTCAGTCCCCGGAATTCCCGCAGGAAATATTGTTGCGTGAAAAGGCAAGAATAATTTCGAGCATTAAAGAATCAAGCACCAAACCAGATTACATTGGCGAACGCGAGTTGATGAAAATGCTGTATAGGAGCCATCCTTACGGATTCAATGAGATGGGAGAAATTGAAACACTGAATAAGTTACAGCGGGAAGACTTGCTTACTTTTTATCGCTCCTATTATGTTGCCGGGAACGCAGTGATAGCGATCATTGGGGATGTTACGCGGCTTGAAGCCGCAGCAATTGCGGAACGATTAACTGAAAATTTATCTTCCGGCGGACTGAAAGCCGAAGTTCCTGCAGTACCAATACCCGTCGCAGAAACGAAAAGAATTCCTCACCCGGCAACGCAAAGTCACATTCAATCGGCCTACCCTGGACTGCGCCGCAGTGATCCAGATTATTTTCCCCTTCTAGTCGGAAATCATATACTGGGGGGCGGGGGATTTGTTTCACGTTTAATGGAAGAAGTTCGTCAAAAACGCGGTTTGGCTTATAGTGTTTACAGCTTCTTTGCTCCCTATAAAGAACAAGGGCCTTTTCAGATAGGCTTGCAAACAAAAAAAGAGCAGTCAGAAGAAGCGCTGGCATTAACCCAGAAAGTACTTAAAGAATTTGTTGCAAGTGGTCCAACAGAGGAAGAGTTACTGGCTGCTAAACAAAATATTATTGGCGGTTTCCCGCTTCGAATAGATAGTAATAGCAAAATATTGAGTTTTCTTTCCATGATTGGCTTTTATAATTTGCCACTAACTTATTTAACGGATTATCTGGTAGCAGTTGAAGCAGTAACAACCGAGCAAATCTGGCAAGCATTCCAGAGACGAATTCAGCCTGACGGAATGGTCACTGTTGTCGTGGGAGCAATAGAGTAA
- the ppc gene encoding phosphoenolpyruvate carboxylase gives MNAADSENNVANNKLVDDKDLPLREDIRFLGRMLGDTLREQDGDGAFELVENIRQTAIRFHRDQDLKARDELDALLNRLSDKDSLPVVRAFSYFSLLSNIAEDVHHNRRRRAHLRAGSPPQAGSVTLALERVLESRKDITVLAEFFNKAMISPVLTAHPTEVQRRSILDCQLTIERLLKERARTELTPNELRHNEEGLRATIQILWQTRMLRPTRLSVYDEIENGLAYYSYTFLTEIPYIYAKIEDLLERRLVKDVPYVTSFLRIGSWIGGDRDGNPFVTHDVMLRAVERQSSVALDFYIDAVQKIGRSMSLTEQLVQVSDEVKQLAATAPDIPNRSDEPYRRIFLSIAARLVATAHQLGHQVTQYTPGEARAPYASSTEFLHDLNAIIHSLKQHKSSWIARGSLRNLCRAVDVFGFHLAPLDMRQHSKIHEQVVGELFEHSTGRKGYAQLSEKDRIEWLLKEISLPRSILASYADFSELAQSELRILQCAAEIHRRFGRVAMSNYIISMTTDIINVLEVAFLLQQVGLLQAGENPQLFLNIIPLFETISDLRSCSNIMDQLFSLPYYRKLLSSRGNVQEVMLGYSDSNKDGGFITSNWEIYKAEIELTKVFAKHQVELRLFHGRGGTVGRGGGPSYQSILAQPPGSVNGQIRVTEQGEVISSKYAEPEIGRRNLETLVAATLEATLLSHDSLGANADRYYPAMEMLASASFAAYRDLVYETPGFKQFFLESTPIREMAGLHIGSRPPSRKNSDAIEDLRAIPWVFSWSLSRMMLPGWYGFGHAVEAFVNREDQPGQGLQLLQEMYQNWPFMQTLLSNMDMVLTKTDMGIASRYAELVEDVALREQIFGRIKDEWARSQKWLFAVTGHTELLQDNPTLARSIRNRTPYIDPLNHLQVELLRRYRSGEDSEEVKRSIHLTINGVTAGLRNSG, from the coding sequence ATGAACGCAGCTGATTCAGAGAATAATGTTGCCAATAATAAATTGGTGGATGATAAAGACTTACCATTGCGCGAAGATATTCGTTTTCTAGGACGGATGTTAGGTGATACGTTACGTGAGCAGGATGGAGATGGCGCTTTCGAATTGGTCGAGAATATACGCCAGACTGCGATTCGTTTTCATCGGGACCAAGATCTGAAGGCGAGGGATGAGCTCGATGCGTTACTTAATCGGTTGAGTGACAAAGATTCTCTGCCTGTTGTTCGTGCATTCAGTTATTTTTCACTACTTTCCAATATTGCTGAGGACGTTCATCACAACCGGCGCCGGCGCGCACATCTTCGCGCCGGATCCCCGCCGCAGGCTGGAAGTGTTACATTGGCACTGGAACGCGTATTGGAAAGCAGGAAGGACATTACAGTCCTAGCCGAGTTTTTTAACAAGGCGATGATATCACCGGTTCTGACAGCCCATCCAACAGAAGTCCAACGAAGAAGTATCCTGGATTGTCAGCTAACCATTGAGCGTTTGCTGAAAGAGCGTGCGCGTACTGAACTCACGCCAAATGAATTGCGCCATAATGAAGAAGGCTTGCGCGCTACCATTCAGATATTGTGGCAGACTCGCATGTTACGTCCCACCCGCTTGTCTGTGTATGATGAAATTGAAAATGGCTTGGCATATTACAGCTACACTTTTTTGACAGAGATCCCCTACATCTATGCCAAAATTGAAGACCTGCTCGAACGCCGATTGGTTAAAGATGTTCCCTACGTTACATCTTTCTTACGCATCGGTAGTTGGATTGGCGGCGACCGTGACGGCAATCCTTTTGTCACACATGATGTCATGTTAAGGGCGGTAGAACGTCAGTCGTCGGTGGCATTGGATTTTTATATTGATGCCGTGCAAAAAATCGGCCGCTCTATGAGTCTGACCGAGCAATTGGTACAAGTCAGCGATGAAGTCAAACAACTGGCCGCTACCGCGCCGGATATTCCTAACCGGTCTGACGAACCGTACCGGCGGATTTTTCTCAGTATAGCCGCACGTTTGGTTGCGACCGCGCATCAACTAGGTCATCAGGTTACGCAATACACGCCGGGAGAGGCTAGAGCACCTTATGCGAGTAGTACTGAATTTTTGCACGACCTTAATGCCATCATCCATTCGCTCAAACAACACAAATCATCTTGGATAGCACGTGGCTCATTACGTAATCTCTGCCGTGCCGTGGATGTATTTGGTTTCCATTTAGCACCGCTGGATATGCGCCAGCATAGCAAGATCCATGAGCAGGTCGTCGGTGAATTATTCGAGCACAGCACAGGGCGGAAAGGATATGCGCAGCTGAGTGAAAAAGATCGCATTGAATGGCTACTTAAAGAAATTAGTCTACCACGTTCGATACTGGCCTCGTACGCTGATTTTTCCGAGCTGGCGCAATCCGAACTGCGCATTTTGCAATGCGCCGCCGAAATTCATCGCCGCTTTGGACGTGTAGCGATGTCGAATTACATCATTTCAATGACCACCGATATCATTAATGTGCTGGAAGTGGCATTCTTGTTACAGCAAGTCGGTTTGTTGCAAGCCGGAGAAAATCCGCAGCTTTTCCTCAATATTATCCCGCTATTTGAAACGATCTCTGATTTGCGCAGTTGTAGCAATATTATGGATCAGTTATTTTCACTGCCCTATTATCGCAAACTGCTTAGTTCACGTGGCAACGTACAGGAAGTTATGCTGGGTTACTCAGACAGCAACAAGGATGGCGGCTTTATCACGTCGAATTGGGAGATTTATAAAGCCGAAATTGAGCTCACCAAAGTTTTTGCCAAACACCAAGTTGAGTTACGCTTATTTCACGGCCGCGGCGGTACAGTAGGCCGAGGGGGCGGACCCAGTTATCAAAGTATCCTGGCACAGCCGCCAGGCAGTGTTAACGGGCAAATACGCGTAACCGAACAAGGCGAGGTTATCAGCAGCAAATATGCTGAACCTGAAATAGGGCGGCGGAATCTTGAAACACTGGTGGCAGCAACCTTGGAAGCTACACTATTGAGCCATGATTCACTGGGTGCAAATGCAGATCGCTATTATCCGGCTATGGAGATGCTGGCATCCGCTTCTTTTGCGGCTTACCGTGACTTGGTGTATGAAACACCCGGGTTTAAGCAATTCTTCCTGGAATCAACGCCTATCCGGGAAATGGCGGGGCTGCACATCGGCAGCCGGCCCCCATCGCGGAAAAATTCGGATGCCATTGAAGATCTGCGCGCTATTCCTTGGGTATTCAGCTGGAGTCTAAGCCGTATGATGCTGCCGGGCTGGTATGGCTTTGGTCATGCAGTGGAAGCTTTTGTAAATCGTGAAGATCAACCTGGGCAAGGATTGCAATTATTACAGGAAATGTATCAAAATTGGCCCTTCATGCAAACATTACTGTCAAATATGGACATGGTGCTGACTAAAACTGATATGGGTATTGCATCCCGCTATGCAGAATTAGTCGAAGATGTTGCATTGCGCGAGCAGATTTTTGGGCGTATCAAAGATGAATGGGCAAGAAGTCAAAAATGGCTGTTTGCCGTGACCGGCCATACCGAGTTATTGCAAGACAATCCAACGCTAGCACGGAGCATTCGCAACAGAACCCCTTATATTGATCCGCTCAACCATTTGCAGGTGGAATTGCTGCGCCGTTACCGGTCGGGGGAAGATAGTGAAGAAGTTAAGCGTTCCATCCACCTTACAATTAATGGTGTAACAGCCGGGTTACGCAATAGTGGTTAA
- the hemC gene encoding hydroxymethylbilane synthase → MPNSLLYPQKIVIASRESLLAMWQAKFIQKCLGELYPQTEVSILGMTTRGDQILDQSLSKIGGKGLFIKELEQALEDGRADIAVHSMKDMPMNVPEGFKLAAITEREDPRDAFVSNQYVNLDTLPEGSVVGTSSLRRESQLRARFPYLQVQPLRGNVQTRLRKLDEGQYAAIILAAAGLKRLGLSDRITALLNPEQSLPAVGQGALGIECRADRIDLVELMQPLHHQPTAFCVEAERALSRVLGGSCQVPLGAFAEIIDGILELRGFVAQPDGKRIVSGALNGKPETGIAIGQQLAKKLITEGADEILATLVPAEGWK, encoded by the coding sequence ATGCCCAATTCACTTTTATATCCCCAGAAAATCGTCATTGCATCACGTGAAAGCCTGCTTGCAATGTGGCAAGCTAAGTTTATTCAGAAATGTTTAGGCGAATTATACCCGCAAACTGAAGTCAGCATACTCGGCATGACAACGCGCGGCGATCAAATACTGGACCAGTCATTATCAAAAATAGGCGGGAAGGGTTTGTTCATCAAGGAACTGGAGCAAGCTTTAGAAGATGGACGCGCCGATATCGCGGTGCATTCGATGAAAGATATGCCCATGAATGTGCCCGAGGGATTCAAGCTTGCTGCCATCACGGAACGGGAAGATCCTCGCGATGCTTTTGTTTCCAATCAATATGTTAATCTGGATACGCTGCCAGAAGGCAGTGTCGTGGGTACATCAAGCCTGCGGCGAGAAAGTCAATTGCGTGCTCGTTTTCCTTATCTTCAAGTACAGCCATTGCGCGGCAATGTGCAAACCCGGTTACGTAAACTCGATGAGGGGCAGTATGCTGCAATCATACTTGCTGCGGCTGGTTTAAAACGGCTTGGATTATCTGATCGCATCACAGCACTGCTGAATCCTGAGCAAAGCTTACCGGCGGTGGGGCAAGGTGCTTTGGGTATCGAATGCCGGGCTGATCGCATAGATTTGGTTGAGCTAATGCAACCTTTGCATCACCAGCCAACGGCCTTTTGTGTTGAAGCAGAACGAGCCTTAAGTCGCGTATTGGGAGGTAGTTGCCAGGTACCATTGGGAGCATTTGCTGAAATTATCGATGGCATACTCGAGTTACGTGGATTCGTTGCGCAACCCGATGGCAAACGCATTGTCAGTGGCGCATTGAATGGCAAACCAGAAACTGGTATTGCTATCGGGCAACAATTGGCTAAAAAGCTAATAACAGAAGGCGCTGATGAAATCTTGGCAACACTGGTCCCTGCAGAAGGTTGGAAATAG